In a genomic window of Streptomyces pristinaespiralis:
- the hemW gene encoding radical SAM family heme chaperone HemW, with translation MNDAGPSDIWAKKDNEFVAWYPLVLNAQEASTVWTPSPAGYYVHIPFCTAICDYCGFSVQRSKGAHIARYMEALSTEIRRYADAGRLNGHRFVCGHFGGGTPSAIDAEDLISIKRLIDSCCDVSSDAEVTIEVNPISFTSDKAETYAKGGINRISIGVQSFDDQVLRTIGRPHRAGDVEDAIEVVHQAGFDNFSLDVIYGVPGQTVDCLREDLTRAAATGASHLSCFRLEIIPFTALKLREGAGLLPSRLDESQLNEMDDVVREVLLGLGYEEYGAFNFAKHGYRSVHNRVAFVAPQCDYVGFGVSSYSFMNGHIYCNHADLLNYEKEIFAGRDPIALAHQATSMELMSRYFVLGVKFQRVPRAGFIERFGVEPEEIFGRVFDELSDLGVLKLDGDDYVVTGKGRRYINNVCKSFYVGDNRGKIQYPQFVSNLSVEQVLSYAKKASS, from the coding sequence ATGAATGACGCTGGGCCTTCTGACATCTGGGCAAAGAAGGACAATGAGTTCGTTGCCTGGTACCCGCTCGTGCTGAACGCGCAAGAGGCGTCGACCGTGTGGACCCCCTCCCCAGCCGGCTACTACGTTCACATTCCGTTCTGCACGGCCATCTGCGACTACTGCGGATTCTCCGTGCAGCGGTCGAAGGGCGCTCACATCGCCCGCTACATGGAGGCGCTTTCCACCGAAATCAGACGCTACGCTGACGCCGGTAGGCTAAATGGCCATCGGTTCGTATGTGGTCATTTCGGTGGTGGGACTCCTTCGGCAATCGATGCCGAAGATCTAATTTCAATCAAGCGGCTGATCGACTCCTGCTGTGATGTTTCATCTGACGCCGAGGTGACAATCGAGGTCAACCCCATCAGCTTCACATCCGATAAGGCGGAAACATATGCAAAAGGCGGCATCAACCGTATCAGTATCGGCGTTCAATCATTCGACGACCAAGTTCTGCGTACGATTGGACGCCCGCATCGTGCTGGGGATGTGGAAGATGCTATTGAAGTGGTACACCAAGCGGGGTTCGACAACTTCTCGCTTGACGTTATATATGGTGTACCCGGGCAGACGGTCGACTGTCTTCGAGAGGATCTCACTCGAGCAGCGGCCACAGGGGCGTCTCATCTTTCCTGTTTTCGCCTTGAAATCATCCCTTTTACCGCTTTGAAGTTGCGGGAAGGTGCTGGCCTGCTTCCCAGTCGACTCGATGAGTCACAGCTGAATGAGATGGACGACGTGGTGAGAGAGGTTCTTCTCGGCCTGGGCTACGAGGAGTATGGAGCTTTCAACTTTGCCAAACACGGATATCGCAGCGTTCACAACCGAGTGGCCTTCGTTGCTCCTCAATGCGACTATGTCGGCTTTGGCGTCAGCAGTTACTCGTTCATGAACGGGCATATCTACTGCAATCACGCTGACCTACTCAATTACGAGAAGGAGATATTTGCGGGTCGCGATCCGATCGCATTGGCTCACCAGGCGACGTCTATGGAGCTCATGTCCAGGTATTTTGTCCTTGGAGTAAAGTTTCAGAGGGTGCCGCGTGCTGGATTCATTGAGCGCTTCGGAGTAGAGCCAGAGGAGATATTCGGTCGTGTATTCGACGAGCTGAGTGACCTAGGGGTCCTGAAGCTTGATGGCGATGACTATGTCGTCACAGGCAAGGGTCGTCGCTACATCAACAACGTCTGCAAATCTTTTTACGTCGGCGATAATCGGGGTAAAATCCAGTACCCCCAATTCGTCTCAAACTTGAGCGTTGAGCAGGTGCTCTCCTATGCGAAGAAGGCGTCATCTTAG
- a CDS encoding SagB/ThcOx family dehydrogenase has protein sequence MEISWENGTTQTLAEQGSGRLCEIYHENTKLSAFHAQQIAGQFAVAPFDLFVTSRGFRQYSHAQRIALPESEVGANINLRELLNRRRSSREVSREIELSKLASLLQMSLGPTNVTKNTEFGVSQVLRAWPSAGGLYPIDFYVVVQRVHGLEPGLYHYNFLTHELERRSARHPHEILTEGFFWQDFATEAALCMLFVAPLERSLCKYGDRGYRLVLLDAGHAAQNVLLTAEHLGLRATAVGGFDDDGLAADLGLDGIEEIVVHALVLGGSDE, from the coding sequence ATGGAGATTTCCTGGGAAAACGGAACGACCCAGACACTCGCTGAGCAGGGCAGCGGCAGACTCTGCGAAATATACCACGAGAACACAAAGCTCAGTGCGTTTCACGCACAACAAATCGCCGGCCAGTTCGCTGTGGCTCCGTTCGACCTATTTGTCACTAGCAGAGGCTTCCGCCAATATAGTCACGCCCAGCGCATTGCACTACCAGAATCAGAAGTAGGCGCCAATATCAACCTTCGCGAACTGCTTAATCGACGCCGGTCGAGTCGGGAAGTTTCTAGAGAGATTGAATTGTCCAAATTGGCATCTCTCCTTCAGATGTCGCTCGGGCCGACGAACGTCACGAAGAATACTGAATTCGGCGTCAGTCAGGTTCTGCGCGCTTGGCCGTCGGCTGGGGGCCTCTATCCAATTGATTTTTATGTCGTCGTACAGAGGGTGCATGGCTTGGAGCCAGGCCTGTATCACTACAATTTCTTGACACACGAACTTGAACGGCGATCTGCGCGCCATCCCCATGAAATCCTCACCGAGGGATTCTTTTGGCAGGACTTCGCAACGGAAGCCGCTCTCTGCATGCTTTTTGTGGCTCCGTTGGAACGCAGCTTGTGCAAGTATGGCGACCGGGGTTACCGACTCGTACTGCTGGACGCCGGACATGCCGCTCAGAACGTTCTCCTCACCGCTGAGCACCTGGGCCTCCGGGCAACCGCGGTGGGGGGCTTCGACGACGACGGCCTCGCTGCCGATCTTGGGCTAGATGGCATCGAGGAGATCGTCGTTCACGCGCTGGTTCTTGGAGGTAGCGATGAATGA